From the Streptomyces sp. NBC_01216 genome, the window GAGCGGGTGCCGCTGGGGGTGAGGCCCGCTCCGGCGAGGAGCGCGCGATAGTCGTCGACCTCGTCCTTGCTGTCACGCAGCGAGGTGCGCATCTCGCCGAACCAGTCGGCGACGACGGCGTCGATCCGGGCCTCCAGTCCTGGCCGGCCGACGCCGATGTTCCACGGCAGGTGGCGGGCGGGCAGTCCGCCCTCGACGAGCACCATCAGCCCGCCGGGCCGTAGCAGTTCGGAGAAGGCGGCCAGGGCGGCACCCTGGTCCCCGATGTGGTGCAGGGAGTTGCCGGCCCAGATGACGTCGGCCTCGCCCAGTTCGGCGATGGCCTCCGGGAGTTCCGCGTGCAGGGTGGAGACCCGTGCGCCGAGCCTGCGGGCCTCGGCGCGGGCCCTCGACATCTCCAGCAGTTCGGGGGTCCCGTCGACGGCGACGACCTCCGCGGCCGGGAACGCCTCGGCGAGGAGCGCGGTCAGCACACCCGGACCGCTGCCGACGTCCAGGACCCGGCGGACACCCGCGACGGGCACCAGCTCGGCGAGCCAGGCCGCGGCCTGCATGTAGGCGGGGCTCTGGATCTCGGCCTGGCGCTCCAGAAGCGTGGCCATCTCGGCCCACGGCATGTGGGCGCTGTCGTGGTGGTGCCCCGGTCCGGCGCCGTGGGCGTGGGCGGCACCGTGGCCCGCTTCGTGCGGGTGGCCGGCTTCGTGCCGGGGGACGGGCTGCTGCTCGTGTCGACTCATGGCCCCAGGTTCCGGCGGGTGGACGGAAAGCGCCAGAATCTTTGCCACTTCGGCAAGCCGCGGCGAGGACGGGCGTCGCTCATGCCCGCGTGCGGTGCTCCTGCGGACTGACACCGCGTACCCGCTTGAAGGAGGCACTGAGCGCGAAAGCGCTGCTGTAGCCGACCTGCCGGGCCACGGACTCGACCGTGGCGTCCGTCTCCCGCAGGAGGTCGGCGGCGCGTGCGAGACGCCAGCCGGTGAGGTACGCCATGGGCGGTTCACCCACCAGCTCGGTGAAGCGGCGGGCGAGCGCGGCCCGTGACACCCCCGCCCCGGCCGCGAGCGAGGCGACGGTCCACGGACGGGCCGGGTCCCCGTGGAGCAGGCGCAGGGCGCGGCCGACGACGGGGTCGGCCATGGCGTTGTACCAGGCGGGCGGGCGAGCACCGGGGCGCGCGAACCAGGCGCGCACGGCGGCGATCAGGAGCAGGTCGAGGATGCGGTCGAGGACGACGCTCTGGCCGGGTTCGTCGCGGGCGATCTCCTCGTCCAGGAAGGGCACCAACGGGCACCTCCACGCGTCCGCCGGCAGGTGCAGCAGGGATGGCAGCGCGTCGAGGAGCCTGCGGCCCACCTCGCCGTCCATGGGGTACGTGCCGACGAGGAGGGTGCTGCCGCCGTCGAGGGCGTTGCCCCAGGTCCGTACGCCGAGGTGCATGGACTCGGAGAGCGACGCACCGCTCAGGGTGGTGCAGACACCGCCGGGCCCGATCATCGCGGTCGGCGGGGCCTGCGGGTCGTGAGCGACGGTGTACGGCTCCGGACCCCGGGCGATGGCGATGTCACCGGGGCGCAGCAGCAACGGTTCGCCCCGGTCGGGCATGATCCATGCCTCTCCCTCGGTCACGCACATCAGGCAGAGCGGAGCACGGTCCTCGACGCTGACGGACCACGGCGGCTCCATGACCATCCGGAGCAGGAAGGCGCCCCTGACCCGGGGCCCGTCGAGTAGTCCGGCGAGAGCGTCCATGGGCAGCAACCCTAACGACGCGTGGGGGGCGGACCCGCGCCCCGGTGCCATCGATCCGCGGTTCGGCCCCTTCCGCCCCGGCGTAGGCGAACAGCGCCGACTCCCGTGAGGATGCCTGCCACGCGGGTGCGGGTCTTCGAGCAACTCGCCGACGTGTGCACGGGGGACGCCGGTCAGGGCGGGAGGGGAGCAGGCCCTCGATGTGAGCCTCGCCGATCATGCATCGACAGGGGAAGATCTCCTGGGCGAGTGCGCTGTTGACGATGCTCCTGACGGCGCGGTCGTGCAAAGGTCCCGTGCGCATATCCCCGCTGCCATCCAGTCGGACCGACGCTCCCCTTGAGGGCCGTCCCGCAAATGATCTCCGCGTCGCGAAGGCGGTCGTGGCGTTTGATCTTCGTCACGCGATGGGGTCGA encodes:
- a CDS encoding AraC family transcriptional regulator, with translation MDALAGLLDGPRVRGAFLLRMVMEPPWSVSVEDRAPLCLMCVTEGEAWIMPDRGEPLLLRPGDIAIARGPEPYTVAHDPQAPPTAMIGPGGVCTTLSGASLSESMHLGVRTWGNALDGGSTLLVGTYPMDGEVGRRLLDALPSLLHLPADAWRCPLVPFLDEEIARDEPGQSVVLDRILDLLLIAAVRAWFARPGARPPAWYNAMADPVVGRALRLLHGDPARPWTVASLAAGAGVSRAALARRFTELVGEPPMAYLTGWRLARAADLLRETDATVESVARQVGYSSAFALSASFKRVRGVSPQEHRTRA
- a CDS encoding class I SAM-dependent methyltransferase, with protein sequence MSRHEQQPVPRHEAGHPHEAGHGAAHAHGAGPGHHHDSAHMPWAEMATLLERQAEIQSPAYMQAAAWLAELVPVAGVRRVLDVGSGPGVLTALLAEAFPAAEVVAVDGTPELLEMSRARAEARRLGARVSTLHAELPEAIAELGEADVIWAGNSLHHIGDQGAALAAFSELLRPGGLMVLVEGGLPARHLPWNIGVGRPGLEARIDAVVADWFGEMRTSLRDSKDEVDDYRALLAGAGLTPSGTRSFLVDVPAPVPPVVRETVVATFARQREGLAERLAEDDVKVLDRLLDPADPMSLHRRTDLFHLAARTVHTARKG